Proteins encoded by one window of Salvia splendens isolate huo1 chromosome 14, SspV2, whole genome shotgun sequence:
- the LOC121765886 gene encoding vesicle-associated protein 1-1-like, with protein MSASELLQIEPLELQFPFELKKQISCSMQLTNKSENHVAFKVKTTNPKKYCVRPNTGVVMPNSSCDVTVTMQAQKEAPPDMQCRDKFLLQSAVVNSWIASKDITPEMFNKEFGNQVEEYKLRVAYVPPPQPPSPVREGSEEGSSPKASVSGNGTVNQASDLNKMSKGLPETNGITSEVNALISKLREEKQSDIQQNNSLRQELELVRRQRQSSTTGVPIMFVIIAGLIGIVLGYLLNGILISFIDNTST; from the exons ATGAGTGCCAGCGAGCTCCTTCAAATTGAACCCCTTGAGCTTCAATTCCCAT TCGAATTGAAGAAGCAGATCTCATGTTCGATGCAATTGACGAACAAGTCTGAGAATCATGTTGCATTCAAG GTGAAGACGACGAATCCGAAGAAGTACTGTGTGAGGCCAAACACGGGAGTCGTGATGCCAAATTCTAGTTGTGATGTTACAG TTACCATGCAAGCCCAAAAGGAGGCTCCACCGGATATGCAATGCAGGGATAAGTTTCTCCTTCAGAGTGCAGTTGTGAACTCTTGGATAGCTTCAAAGGATATTACTCCAGAAATG TTCAACAAAGAATTCGGGAACCAAGTAGAAGAATATAAATTGAGAGTAGCCTATGTTCCACCCCCTCAACCCCCTTCACCTGTTCGAGAAGGCTCAGAGGAGGGCTCCTCGCCTAAGGCATCAGTGTCAGGGAATGGGACTGTAAACCAGGCTTCTGATTTGAACAAG ATGTCAAAAGGACTCCCTGAAACAAATGGAATCACATCAGAG GTCAATGCCCTTATttcgaagctgagagaagaaaAACAATCTGATATTCAGCAAAATAACAGTCTTCGACAAGAACTG GAGCTCGTGAGACGTCAACGTCAAAGCAGTACCACTGGTGTCCCCATCATGTTTGTCATCATTGCTGGCTTGATTGGGATCGTGTTGGGATATCTTTTGAATGGGATCCTGATATCTTTTATAGATAACACAAGCACATGA